A single genomic interval of Denticeps clupeoides unplaced genomic scaffold, fDenClu1.1, whole genome shotgun sequence harbors:
- the LOC114784216 gene encoding sickle tail protein-like isoform X3 — protein sequence MQPHNVDRKREAFLEHLKQKYPHHASAIMGHQERLREQVRSPKHSPQCGVGDRGEHLSVNPLECLEVMTEEECPSSFTRGSRARASLPVVRSSNQTKDRSLGILYLQYGEDTKQIRMPNEITGTDTIRALFVSAFPQQLTMKMLESPSVAIYIKDDMRNMYYELNDVRNITPHSCLKVYHKDPAQAFNHSSRPSGGDARIHRDRLYATRDGQHPMRQPPNSPTPASTVHALQGSMSPPMARSMPSSPSRIPYGPRNGASMTGSITLPRERLSSAPPPSRSITPCPSSILERRDVKPDEDLGGSKSLTLYDPYALPEGRLSIASSQGSHPGDVVDGPFLQHRGSVKSPNSYAENTEQQHSIYRQKSRKYSESPMSPLGVKTPPLSPHRVNEVRMVDMPPQVALERSSSMRRSVRKDSNGGMEGVGRVRGNMASPVFVDLPPGHSDRSFQGPANPNDPHTSQRMKAMEQQIASLTGLVQHALFKGPNASAAKENSNEKSQRNASPADSGGVSPVPLPRNHLPMLDSPAISTRSSDTGLQSMLSTFRRNVSDLRLQLHQLRQMQLQNQDSIKLMLQEAGEELSGKMYEMLRNVDDLTQKQRSQVDEERQAYLAMEENLLIQLGDLEKYVEKLNRDSTSSSVQRPITLKDVEEGAVNLRKVGEALAGLKGEFPGLQAKMRAVLRVEVEAVRFLKEEPHKMDNMLKRVKALTETLSSLRRCATEGWQHTQEHTKVLPSKVTHVADGSDSSGSAPGSPSPTPQPRSPIVSNRMELTPSSPVVVQRVRSTPVTIPPCQHSTGLSHHPSPPLTPTHGRDSPTVAKVSPCSRESSPAMQKRASPRGTEELLPPTSSTTSSSGSPTHPINSEESHTVRVRSRGTTTEPQDPGRELEGAATPSLSQPDRAEDTENILQQTEASMMQVVPNLADTDKSEAPPVAQPDEVDAPLNMAAEPDPHPEAGAEKPVQASSERASKRAIEKPHRPSVDKARPGPEKASKSPPPPPPRRVYPPGAGLTTGRSGEVTNKKESVTEEEHEGEEKTSQPKALKVPPKVKPKPQSPPPCLALSSAEHTREDEGAKIMAELQVFEKSAVKDLDVRYVVDLSSSGSHVMEPSWSPISVRQTKTTGDQGEEINHPGNANVSAPQASGVIFYLTGQISSERLSGTAEDQKEEGKGALSPSKVAHENVSQTLVDCSAVESLTVGEYQAESFYTQEIRIPEHLEACQVRKEQIIHKDVAFQPVSDKRTSTKDLDLNHEVQTVNGFQRGHMSLEEQLGTDETEQVVMRSSRGRLRYTEDASLSPDLPDSEGPPPPPPTADNIAFMITHTKVQALSTGEYKELVSTKGGDVQTVKVGPDQTMSTTEECSIDRKPVIIIFDEPMDIRQAYKRLSTIFECEEELDRMLAEEKIDEESEEVEEEEERESRTCGQVNIKADVVNTHTESSHRHQEAPLERETPQTPSELSSAELDDDSKEDSSLCDAKQEAKRKFKFKFPKKQLAAIGQALRTGSKTGKKTLQVVVYEDEEDLDGTVKEFRETKRYEIKSSLPMEKSSPVTVRGASETHLSRNSRARTEEIRKNTYKTMDSLEKTIQQLETTISDLDTTSLSPWEASSRGGSNSKRSIPQSSQTEGSPSKRPATSVPKSHKGVSSQHKKAKPQVLPKPSAICCPSSSSSSSISSKKNASGSPSSSRMTSSSPKSCQQSGNPEKPGKTQKVQDSQRQFRQVVLL from the exons ATGCAGCCCCACAACGTGGACCGCAAGCGCGAGGCCTTCCTGGAACATCTGAAGCAGAAGTACCCCCACCATGCCTCCGCCATCATGGGCCACCAGGAGAGACTCAGAGAGCAG GTCAGGAGCCCAAAGCACAGCCCCCAGTGTGGTGTAGGAGATCGGGGTGAGCACCTTTCTGTGAACCCACTGGAGTGTCTGGAGGTCATGACTGAGGAGGAATgtccctcctccttcaccagaGGCAGTCGGGCGAGGGCCAGCCTACCTGTGGTCAGATCCAGCAACCAGACAAAGGACAGATCATTGG GCATTCTCTACCTCCAATATGGAGAGGACACGAAGCAGATCAGGATGCCCAATGAGATCACAGGGACAGACACCATCCGCGCCCTGTTCGTCAGTGCCTTCCCTCAGCAGCTCACTATGAAGATGCTGGAGTCGCCCAGTGTGGCCATCTACATCAAAGATGACATGAGGAACATGTACTATGAGCTCAACGATGTCAG AAACATCACGCCGCACTCCTGCCTAAAGGTCTACCACAAAGACCCGGCTCAGGCCTTCAACCACAGCTCCAGGCCCAGCGGCGGGGATGcaagg ATTCACAGAGATAGACTTTATGCTACGAGAGATGGGCAGCACCCCATGAGGCAACCCCCCAACAGCCCCACCCCAGCCAGTACCGTTCATGCCTTGCAAGGCTCCATGTCCCCTCCCATGGCTCGCTCCATGCCCTCATCCCCTTCCCGAATCCCCTATGGTCCCCGCAACGGAGCCTCCATGACGGGTAGCATCACCCTTCCCAGAGAGCGGCTCTCCAGCGCACCCCCTCCCAGCCGATCCATCACCCCCTGCCCCAGCTCCATCCTGGAGCGCCGTGATGTGAAACCTGATGAGGACCTGGGTGGGAGCAAGAGCCTGACACTGTACGACCCTTACGCCCTACCGGAGGGCCGTCTGAGCATTGCCTCGTCCCAGGGCTCCCATCCCGGGGACGTGGTGGATGGGCCGTTCCTTCAGCACCGTGGCTCTGTGAAATCGCCCAACTCCTACGCAGAGAACACAGAGCAGCAGCACTCCATCTACAGACAGAAGTCCAGGAAGTACTCAGAGAGTCCCATGTCCCCGCTGGGGGTTAAGACACCACCCTTGTCTCCGCACAGGGTTAACGAGGTCCGAATGGTTGACATGCCCCCCCAAGTGGCACTAGAAAGGTCATCATCGATGCGCAGATCAGTCCGTAAGGACAGCAACGGAGGCATGGAGGGGGTGGGCAGAGTAAGGGGAAACATGGCCTCGCCCGTGTTTGTGGACCTTCCCCCAGGGCACAGCGACAGGTCATTTCAGGGTCCAGCGAACCCAAATGACCCCCACACAAG TCAGAGGATGAAGGCCATGGAGCAGCAGATTGCCAGTCTGACGGGCCTCGTTCAGCATGCACTTTTTAAAGGGCCAAATGCGAGTGCTGCCAAAGAGAACAGCAA TGAGAAATCTCAAAGGAATGCTTCTCCTGCTGACAGTGGAG GTGTGTCACCAGTTCCTTTACCCAGGAACCATCTCCCAATGTTGGACTCACCTGCCATATCCACTAGGAGCTCTGACACAGGGCTGCAGTCCATGCTGAGCACCTTCAGAAGGAACGTGTCAGACCTCCGTCTGCAGCTACACCAGCTTAGACAGATGCAG TTGCAGAACCAGGACTCCATCAAACTAATGCTGCAGGAAGCAGGGGAGGAGCTCTCAGGAAAGATGTATGAGATGTTGAGGAACGTAGACGACCTCACGCAGAAGCAGAGGAGCCAGGTGGATGAAGAGAGGCAGGCTTATCTGGCCATGGAGGAGAATCTCCTCATACAGCTGGG GGACCTGGAAAAGTATGTGGAGAAGCTGAACAGAGACTCCACTTCAAGCAGTGTCCAGCGGCCAATCACATTGAAGGATGTGGAGGAGGGTGCTGTCAATTTGAGAAAAGTTGGGGAGGCCTTAGCAGGACTCAAAG GCGAGTTCCCGGGCCTTCAGGCCAAAATGCGTGCGGTGCTTCGAGTGGAGGTGGAGGCAGTGCGCTTCCTCAAAGAGGAGCCGCACAAGATGGACAACATGCTTAAGCGGGTCAAAGCCCTGACGGAGACCCTGAGCAGTCTCAGAAG ATGTGCCACAGAAGGCTGGCAGCACACCCAGGAGCACACCAAAGTGCTGCCATCAAAGGTCACCCATGTAGCTGATGGTTCAGATTCATCAGGCTCAGCACCTGGTTCTCCCAGCCCAACTCCACAGCCTCGGTCTCCCATCGTGTCCAACCGCATGGAGCTCACCCCCTCTTCCCCAGTAGTTGTTCAGAGGGTGAGGAGCACCCCAGTCACCATCCCACCCTGCCAGCACTCTACGGGACTATCACATCATCCTAGCCCCCCGCTTACCCCGACCCATGGTCGGGACTCCCCCACTGTTGCCAAGGTGAGTCCCTGCAGTCGAGAGAGCAGCCCTGCCATGCAGAAGAGAGCATCACCAAGGGGTACAGAAGAGCTCCTTCCCCCGACttccagcaccaccagcagctcTGGATCTCCCACTCATCCCATCAACTCTGAGGAAAGCCACACAGTCCGAGTGAGAAGCAGAGGCACAACCACAGAG CCTCAAGACCCAGGGAGAGAGTTGGAGGGAGCAGCCACACCCAGTTTGTCTCAACCTGACAGGGCAGAAGACACGGAGAACATCCTCCAGCAAACCGAGGCTAGCATGATGCAGGTCGTCCCAAACCTGGCGGACACAGACAAAAGCGAGGCACCACCAGTAGCCCAGCCAGATGAGGTGGATGCCCCTCTGAACATGGCTGCAGAACCTG ATCCTCACCCAGAAGCTGGAGCAGAAAAACCAGTCCAGGCCAGCTCGGAAAGAGCATCCAAGCGGGCTATAGAGAAGCCCCACCGGCCCAGCGTTGACAAGGCCAGGCCCGGTCCAGAGAAAGCCAGCAAATcacctcccccacccccaccccgcaGGGTCTACCCGCCGGGAGCTGGACTAACCACAGGGAGGTCAGGAGAGGTCACCAACAAGAAGGAGTCTGTCACTGAAGAG GAGCATGAGGGGGAGGAGAAGACCTCTCAGCCCAAAGCCCTGAAAGTACCCCCTAAGGTGAAGCCCAAGCCCCAGAGCCCTCCCCCCTGCCTCGCCTTGTCGTCCGCGGAACACACCCGTGAAGATGAGGGAGCTAAGATCATGGCAGAGCTACAG GTGTTTGAGAAGTCTGCAGTTAAAGACTTAGATGTTAGGTATGTGGTTGACCTGTCAAGCTCTGGATCCCATGTTATGGAGCCATCATGGTCACCCATCTCTGTCAGACAGACAAAG ACCACGGGTGACCAGGGCGAAGAGATAAACCATCCGGGGAATGCGAATGTCAGCGCTCCACAAGCTTCAGGG GTGATTTTTTATCTCACTGGTCAGATTTCCAGTGAGCGACTTTCAGGAACAGCTGAAGACCAAAAGGAAGAGGGAAAGGGGGCACTTTCACCTTCCAAGGTGGCACATGAGAATGTTTCACAGACACTTGTAGATTGTTCAGCTGTAGAATCCCTGACAGTTGGGGAATATCAAGCAGAATCCTTCTACACACAAGAAATCAGAATTCCTGAGCATCTTGAAGCTTGTCAAGTAAGGAAGGAGCAAATCATTCACAAGGATGTTGCATTTCAACCTGTATCAGACAAGAGAACATCTACCAAAGATCTAGATTTGAACCATGAGGTGCAGACAGTTAATGGCTTCCAACGAGGTCACATGTCCCTTGAAGAACAACTAGGTACAGACGAGACTGAACAGGTGGTCATGAGGTCCTCCCGGGGCAGATTAAGATACACAGAGGACGCCAGCTTGAGTCCAGACCTTCCAGACAGTGAaggtcctcctccacctcctcccacAGCAGACAACATTGCATTCATGATCACCCACACAAAAGTTCAGGCCCTGTCCACAGGAGAGTACAAGGAGCTGGTGAGCACCAAAGGTGGTGATGTCCAAACTGTCAAAGTGGGTCCGGACCAGACAATGAGCACTACGGAGGAGTGCAGCATTGACCGCAAACCTGTCATCATCATCTTTGATGAGCCCATGGACATCCGGCAAGCCTACAAACGCCTCTCCACCATATTTGAGTGTGAAGAGGAACTTGATCGCATGCTGGCGGAGGAGAAGATTGACGAGGAAAGTGAAgaggtggaagaggaggaggaacggGAAAGCAGGACATGCGGTCAGGTAAACATTAAGGCTGATGtggtaaatacacacacagagtcatcACATAGACATCAGGAAGCTCCATTAGAAAGGGAGACTCCACAGACTCCATCAGAACTCTCATCAGCTGAGTTGGACGATGACTCAAAAGAAGACAGTTCTCTATGTGATGCCAAGCAAGAGGCCAAGAGGaagtttaaattcaaattccCCAAGAAACAGTTGGCAGCCATTGGGCAAGCCCTACGCACAGGGTCCAAAACTGGCAAGAAGACTCTGCAGGTTGTGGTCTATGAGGATGAAGAAGATCTGGACGGCACAGTCAAGGAGTTCAGAGAAACCAAGAGGTATGAGATCAAGTCCAGCCTACCTATGGAAAAAAGTTCTCCAGTGACTGTTAGGGGTGCGAGTGAAACCCATCTATCTCGAAACTCAAGGGCCAGGACTGAAGAGATCCGAAAGAACACCTACAAGACCATGGACAGCCTGGAGAAGACCATCCAGCAGTTGGAGACCACCATCAGCGACCTAGACACTACCTCTTTGTCACCATGGGAAGCTTCCTCCCGTGGAGGCTCCAACTCTAAGAGATCCATTCCACAAAGCTCTCAGACAGAAGGCAGCCCCTCGAAGAGACCCGCCACTTCCGTGCCTAAGTCTCACAAGGGCGTTTCTTCTCAGCACAAGAAGGCCAAACCTCAGGTCCTGCCCAAACCCTCAGCCATCTGCTGcccgtcctcctcttcctccagcagcatcagcagcaaaAAG AACGCCAGCGGCTCCCCGTCATCCAGCCGGATGACGTCATCTTCTCCCAAGTCCTGCCAGCAGTCTGGGAATCCAGAGAAACCCggaaaaacacaaaaggtccAAGATTCCCAGAGGCAGTTCAGACAGGTAGTTTTACTGTGA
- the LOC114784216 gene encoding sickle tail protein-like isoform X4 — translation MTEEECPSSFTRGSRARASLPVVRSSNQTKDRSLGILYLQYGEDTKQIRMPNEITGTDTIRALFVSAFPQQLTMKMLESPSVAIYIKDDMRNMYYELNDVRNITPHSCLKVYHKDPAQAFNHSSRPSGGDARIHRDRLYATRDGQHPMRQPPNSPTPASTVHALQGSMSPPMARSMPSSPSRIPYGPRNGASMTGSITLPRERLSSAPPPSRSITPCPSSILERRDVKPDEDLGGSKSLTLYDPYALPEGRLSIASSQGSHPGDVVDGPFLQHRGSVKSPNSYAENTEQQHSIYRQKSRKYSESPMSPLGVKTPPLSPHRVNEVRMVDMPPQVALERSSSMRRSVRKDSNGGMEGVGRVRGNMASPVFVDLPPGHSDRSFQGPANPNDPHTSQRMKAMEQQIASLTGLVQHALFKGPNASAAKENSNEKSQRNASPADSGGVSPVPLPRNHLPMLDSPAISTRSSDTGLQSMLSTFRRNVSDLRLQLHQLRQMQLQNQDSIKLMLQEAGEELSGKMYEMLRNVDDLTQKQRSQVDEERQAYLAMEENLLIQLGDLEKYVEKLNRDSTSSSVQRPITLKDVEEGAVNLRKVGEALAGLKGEFPGLQAKMRAVLRVEVEAVRFLKEEPHKMDNMLKRVKALTETLSSLRRCATEGWQHTQEHTKVLPSKVTHVADGSDSSGSAPGSPSPTPQPRSPIVSNRMELTPSSPVVVQRVRSTPVTIPPCQHSTGLSHHPSPPLTPTHGRDSPTVAKVSPCSRESSPAMQKRASPRGTEELLPPTSSTTSSSGSPTHPINSEESHTVRVRSRGTTTEPQDPGRELEGAATPSLSQPDRAEDTENILQQTEASMMQVVPNLADTDKSEAPPVAQPDEVDAPLNMAAEPDPHPEAGAEKPVQASSERASKRAIEKPHRPSVDKARPGPEKASKSPPPPPPRRVYPPGAGLTTGRSGEVTNKKESVTEEEHEGEEKTSQPKALKVPPKVKPKPQSPPPCLALSSAEHTREDEGAKIMAELQVFEKSAVKDLDVRYVVDLSSSGSHVMEPSWSPISVRQTKTTGDQGEEINHPGNANVSAPQASGVIFYLTGQISSERLSGTAEDQKEEGKGALSPSKVAHENVSQTLVDCSAVESLTVGEYQAESFYTQEIRIPEHLEACQVRKEQIIHKDVAFQPVSDKRTSTKDLDLNHEVQTVNGFQRGHMSLEEQLGTDETEQVVMRSSRGRLRYTEDASLSPDLPDSEGPPPPPPTADNIAFMITHTKVQALSTGEYKELVSTKGGDVQTVKVGPDQTMSTTEECSIDRKPVIIIFDEPMDIRQAYKRLSTIFECEEELDRMLAEEKIDEESEEVEEEEERESRTCGQVNIKADVVNTHTESSHRHQEAPLERETPQTPSELSSAELDDDSKEDSSLCDAKQEAKRKFKFKFPKKQLAAIGQALRTGSKTGKKTLQVVVYEDEEDLDGTVKEFRETKRYEIKSSLPMEKSSPVTVRGASETHLSRNSRARTEEIRKNTYKTMDSLEKTIQQLETTISDLDTTSLSPWEASSRGGSNSKRSIPQSSQTEGSPSKRPATSVPKSHKGVSSQHKKAKPQVLPKPSAICCPSSSSSSSISSKKNASGSPSSSRMTSSSPKSCQQSGNPEKPGKTQKVQDSQRQFRQVVLL, via the exons ATGACTGAGGAGGAATgtccctcctccttcaccagaGGCAGTCGGGCGAGGGCCAGCCTACCTGTGGTCAGATCCAGCAACCAGACAAAGGACAGATCATTGG GCATTCTCTACCTCCAATATGGAGAGGACACGAAGCAGATCAGGATGCCCAATGAGATCACAGGGACAGACACCATCCGCGCCCTGTTCGTCAGTGCCTTCCCTCAGCAGCTCACTATGAAGATGCTGGAGTCGCCCAGTGTGGCCATCTACATCAAAGATGACATGAGGAACATGTACTATGAGCTCAACGATGTCAG AAACATCACGCCGCACTCCTGCCTAAAGGTCTACCACAAAGACCCGGCTCAGGCCTTCAACCACAGCTCCAGGCCCAGCGGCGGGGATGcaagg ATTCACAGAGATAGACTTTATGCTACGAGAGATGGGCAGCACCCCATGAGGCAACCCCCCAACAGCCCCACCCCAGCCAGTACCGTTCATGCCTTGCAAGGCTCCATGTCCCCTCCCATGGCTCGCTCCATGCCCTCATCCCCTTCCCGAATCCCCTATGGTCCCCGCAACGGAGCCTCCATGACGGGTAGCATCACCCTTCCCAGAGAGCGGCTCTCCAGCGCACCCCCTCCCAGCCGATCCATCACCCCCTGCCCCAGCTCCATCCTGGAGCGCCGTGATGTGAAACCTGATGAGGACCTGGGTGGGAGCAAGAGCCTGACACTGTACGACCCTTACGCCCTACCGGAGGGCCGTCTGAGCATTGCCTCGTCCCAGGGCTCCCATCCCGGGGACGTGGTGGATGGGCCGTTCCTTCAGCACCGTGGCTCTGTGAAATCGCCCAACTCCTACGCAGAGAACACAGAGCAGCAGCACTCCATCTACAGACAGAAGTCCAGGAAGTACTCAGAGAGTCCCATGTCCCCGCTGGGGGTTAAGACACCACCCTTGTCTCCGCACAGGGTTAACGAGGTCCGAATGGTTGACATGCCCCCCCAAGTGGCACTAGAAAGGTCATCATCGATGCGCAGATCAGTCCGTAAGGACAGCAACGGAGGCATGGAGGGGGTGGGCAGAGTAAGGGGAAACATGGCCTCGCCCGTGTTTGTGGACCTTCCCCCAGGGCACAGCGACAGGTCATTTCAGGGTCCAGCGAACCCAAATGACCCCCACACAAG TCAGAGGATGAAGGCCATGGAGCAGCAGATTGCCAGTCTGACGGGCCTCGTTCAGCATGCACTTTTTAAAGGGCCAAATGCGAGTGCTGCCAAAGAGAACAGCAA TGAGAAATCTCAAAGGAATGCTTCTCCTGCTGACAGTGGAG GTGTGTCACCAGTTCCTTTACCCAGGAACCATCTCCCAATGTTGGACTCACCTGCCATATCCACTAGGAGCTCTGACACAGGGCTGCAGTCCATGCTGAGCACCTTCAGAAGGAACGTGTCAGACCTCCGTCTGCAGCTACACCAGCTTAGACAGATGCAG TTGCAGAACCAGGACTCCATCAAACTAATGCTGCAGGAAGCAGGGGAGGAGCTCTCAGGAAAGATGTATGAGATGTTGAGGAACGTAGACGACCTCACGCAGAAGCAGAGGAGCCAGGTGGATGAAGAGAGGCAGGCTTATCTGGCCATGGAGGAGAATCTCCTCATACAGCTGGG GGACCTGGAAAAGTATGTGGAGAAGCTGAACAGAGACTCCACTTCAAGCAGTGTCCAGCGGCCAATCACATTGAAGGATGTGGAGGAGGGTGCTGTCAATTTGAGAAAAGTTGGGGAGGCCTTAGCAGGACTCAAAG GCGAGTTCCCGGGCCTTCAGGCCAAAATGCGTGCGGTGCTTCGAGTGGAGGTGGAGGCAGTGCGCTTCCTCAAAGAGGAGCCGCACAAGATGGACAACATGCTTAAGCGGGTCAAAGCCCTGACGGAGACCCTGAGCAGTCTCAGAAG ATGTGCCACAGAAGGCTGGCAGCACACCCAGGAGCACACCAAAGTGCTGCCATCAAAGGTCACCCATGTAGCTGATGGTTCAGATTCATCAGGCTCAGCACCTGGTTCTCCCAGCCCAACTCCACAGCCTCGGTCTCCCATCGTGTCCAACCGCATGGAGCTCACCCCCTCTTCCCCAGTAGTTGTTCAGAGGGTGAGGAGCACCCCAGTCACCATCCCACCCTGCCAGCACTCTACGGGACTATCACATCATCCTAGCCCCCCGCTTACCCCGACCCATGGTCGGGACTCCCCCACTGTTGCCAAGGTGAGTCCCTGCAGTCGAGAGAGCAGCCCTGCCATGCAGAAGAGAGCATCACCAAGGGGTACAGAAGAGCTCCTTCCCCCGACttccagcaccaccagcagctcTGGATCTCCCACTCATCCCATCAACTCTGAGGAAAGCCACACAGTCCGAGTGAGAAGCAGAGGCACAACCACAGAG CCTCAAGACCCAGGGAGAGAGTTGGAGGGAGCAGCCACACCCAGTTTGTCTCAACCTGACAGGGCAGAAGACACGGAGAACATCCTCCAGCAAACCGAGGCTAGCATGATGCAGGTCGTCCCAAACCTGGCGGACACAGACAAAAGCGAGGCACCACCAGTAGCCCAGCCAGATGAGGTGGATGCCCCTCTGAACATGGCTGCAGAACCTG ATCCTCACCCAGAAGCTGGAGCAGAAAAACCAGTCCAGGCCAGCTCGGAAAGAGCATCCAAGCGGGCTATAGAGAAGCCCCACCGGCCCAGCGTTGACAAGGCCAGGCCCGGTCCAGAGAAAGCCAGCAAATcacctcccccacccccaccccgcaGGGTCTACCCGCCGGGAGCTGGACTAACCACAGGGAGGTCAGGAGAGGTCACCAACAAGAAGGAGTCTGTCACTGAAGAG GAGCATGAGGGGGAGGAGAAGACCTCTCAGCCCAAAGCCCTGAAAGTACCCCCTAAGGTGAAGCCCAAGCCCCAGAGCCCTCCCCCCTGCCTCGCCTTGTCGTCCGCGGAACACACCCGTGAAGATGAGGGAGCTAAGATCATGGCAGAGCTACAG GTGTTTGAGAAGTCTGCAGTTAAAGACTTAGATGTTAGGTATGTGGTTGACCTGTCAAGCTCTGGATCCCATGTTATGGAGCCATCATGGTCACCCATCTCTGTCAGACAGACAAAG ACCACGGGTGACCAGGGCGAAGAGATAAACCATCCGGGGAATGCGAATGTCAGCGCTCCACAAGCTTCAGGG GTGATTTTTTATCTCACTGGTCAGATTTCCAGTGAGCGACTTTCAGGAACAGCTGAAGACCAAAAGGAAGAGGGAAAGGGGGCACTTTCACCTTCCAAGGTGGCACATGAGAATGTTTCACAGACACTTGTAGATTGTTCAGCTGTAGAATCCCTGACAGTTGGGGAATATCAAGCAGAATCCTTCTACACACAAGAAATCAGAATTCCTGAGCATCTTGAAGCTTGTCAAGTAAGGAAGGAGCAAATCATTCACAAGGATGTTGCATTTCAACCTGTATCAGACAAGAGAACATCTACCAAAGATCTAGATTTGAACCATGAGGTGCAGACAGTTAATGGCTTCCAACGAGGTCACATGTCCCTTGAAGAACAACTAGGTACAGACGAGACTGAACAGGTGGTCATGAGGTCCTCCCGGGGCAGATTAAGATACACAGAGGACGCCAGCTTGAGTCCAGACCTTCCAGACAGTGAaggtcctcctccacctcctcccacAGCAGACAACATTGCATTCATGATCACCCACACAAAAGTTCAGGCCCTGTCCACAGGAGAGTACAAGGAGCTGGTGAGCACCAAAGGTGGTGATGTCCAAACTGTCAAAGTGGGTCCGGACCAGACAATGAGCACTACGGAGGAGTGCAGCATTGACCGCAAACCTGTCATCATCATCTTTGATGAGCCCATGGACATCCGGCAAGCCTACAAACGCCTCTCCACCATATTTGAGTGTGAAGAGGAACTTGATCGCATGCTGGCGGAGGAGAAGATTGACGAGGAAAGTGAAgaggtggaagaggaggaggaacggGAAAGCAGGACATGCGGTCAGGTAAACATTAAGGCTGATGtggtaaatacacacacagagtcatcACATAGACATCAGGAAGCTCCATTAGAAAGGGAGACTCCACAGACTCCATCAGAACTCTCATCAGCTGAGTTGGACGATGACTCAAAAGAAGACAGTTCTCTATGTGATGCCAAGCAAGAGGCCAAGAGGaagtttaaattcaaattccCCAAGAAACAGTTGGCAGCCATTGGGCAAGCCCTACGCACAGGGTCCAAAACTGGCAAGAAGACTCTGCAGGTTGTGGTCTATGAGGATGAAGAAGATCTGGACGGCACAGTCAAGGAGTTCAGAGAAACCAAGAGGTATGAGATCAAGTCCAGCCTACCTATGGAAAAAAGTTCTCCAGTGACTGTTAGGGGTGCGAGTGAAACCCATCTATCTCGAAACTCAAGGGCCAGGACTGAAGAGATCCGAAAGAACACCTACAAGACCATGGACAGCCTGGAGAAGACCATCCAGCAGTTGGAGACCACCATCAGCGACCTAGACACTACCTCTTTGTCACCATGGGAAGCTTCCTCCCGTGGAGGCTCCAACTCTAAGAGATCCATTCCACAAAGCTCTCAGACAGAAGGCAGCCCCTCGAAGAGACCCGCCACTTCCGTGCCTAAGTCTCACAAGGGCGTTTCTTCTCAGCACAAGAAGGCCAAACCTCAGGTCCTGCCCAAACCCTCAGCCATCTGCTGcccgtcctcctcttcctccagcagcatcagcagcaaaAAG AACGCCAGCGGCTCCCCGTCATCCAGCCGGATGACGTCATCTTCTCCCAAGTCCTGCCAGCAGTCTGGGAATCCAGAGAAACCCggaaaaacacaaaaggtccAAGATTCCCAGAGGCAGTTCAGACAGGTAGTTTTACTGTGA